The Acidobacteriota bacterium genome includes a window with the following:
- a CDS encoding Uma2 family endonuclease, whose protein sequence is MVTSVKFTSADLELMPDDGKRYEIIEGELYVSRQPSMEHQYSCSRLCQFLGDWNDKDGLGVVLTAPGLIFGEGDDVAPDVVWVTRERLSLATDRAGHLLTAPELVIEVLSPGKTNEDRDRRVKLKLYSRQGVHEYWIVDAMLQQITVYRRDHDQLVLDRTLYANDTLESPLLPGFSCKVAKLFLSPPE, encoded by the coding sequence ATGGTTACCTCCGTGAAGTTCACGTCCGCTGATCTGGAACTGATGCCCGATGACGGCAAGCGCTACGAGATCATCGAAGGAGAACTTTACGTGTCCCGACAGCCGAGTATGGAGCACCAGTACAGTTGCAGTCGTCTGTGCCAGTTCCTTGGCGACTGGAATGACAAGGATGGTTTAGGAGTTGTGCTCACAGCTCCGGGGTTGATCTTTGGTGAAGGCGATGATGTGGCTCCCGACGTTGTGTGGGTCACGCGAGAGCGCCTCTCGCTTGCGACGGACAGAGCCGGTCATCTCCTTACCGCGCCGGAACTCGTGATCGAAGTGCTCTCGCCGGGCAAGACCAATGAAGACCGTGACCGCAGGGTCAAGCTTAAGCTTTACTCGCGCCAGGGTGTGCATGAATACTGGATTGTGGACGCCATGCTGCAGCAAATCACAGTCTATCGCCGCGATCACGACCAGCTTGTACTTGACCGCACTCTGTACGCTAATGACACGCTAGAGTCTCCACTGTTGCCTGGTTTTTCGTGCAAAGTTGCGAAGCTGTTCTTGTCACCGCCAGAGTGA
- a CDS encoding protein kinase has protein sequence MTIVPGSQLGPYEILSPLGAGGMGEVWRARDTRLNREVAIKVLPASFASDADRLLRFEQEARATSALNHPNIVTIHELGEIGAGRFIVMELVDGRTLRTLIDEGLSLDALAQLGSQMAKALGAAHAAGITHRDIKPENIMVRDDGYVKVLDFGLARLVPTAMDAEAATLQYTQPGTLLGSIRYMSPEQARGESLSHPSDIFSLGMIFYEMATGRHPFATDSILGTLNAITQQVPLSPSRLNPEIPSAIEILILQMLEKDARLRPTAAEVEMALAEIGGQRPSGESRSPVLRPRTRHTVGREKAHAELREALASAFAGKGLLLCVPGEPGMGKTTLVEDFLSDLRAGGQSCIIARGRCSERLAGTEAYLPWLEALDGLLRGADGQSRTSLLGAESIVQTTKRLAPTWYAQAMPLQADDSSVERLLAERAASQERMKREFGALLEEVSERRPLVLFFDDLHWADVSTIDLLAYLASKFDSMRVLIIATYRPSDMLLAKHPFLQVRPDLQARGVCREIELEFLSRAEIEKYLALEFPEHRFPAELPALIHAKTEGNPLFMADLVRYLRDRKVIASEQGRWVLAQSLPSIERDLPESVRGMIERKIAQLSEEDRRLLVAASVQGYEFDSAIVSKALELDPADVEERLEALERVYALVRLVNEREFPGRVLTLRYRFVHVLYQNALYASLRPTRRAQLSATVAEALLGCYGKQSATVASELAFLFEAARDWSRASDYFLVAANNASEVFALQEAGALAQRGLEMLRLLPETAECAKQELALQTMLGQSLMVAKGYAQPEVEQAFIRARELSLQLHEVFQLFRAQFSLAIVYVVRAEYERAFDHGEQCLRLAENSRNQAMLMQSHWVIGLSQCYMGQFADARDHFEQTIAIHDAAGITSQASMYGAVLSRAHLSRMLLYLGYPDQSQQVMNEANAKSERLRLPVAAANTLAVAAYLEAFHRHAQKTLELAAATARHAEEHGLPYYAAIAMMMRGWALAMQSQEEEGIALIRQGLASSLAIGTRQQHGYFLALLAEALNEAGRVEEGLVTLKEAMDVATQTNEPFYEAELYRLRGDALVKAGVVSPSEAESCFHRAIEIARQQQAKSFELRAVMSLARLWREQGKREEGRGILADIYDWFTEGFDTFDLKAARVLLDELSVDQPLA, from the coding sequence ATGACCATTGTGCCGGGCAGTCAGCTCGGGCCTTACGAGATACTCTCTCCGCTCGGCGCGGGCGGGATGGGTGAGGTCTGGCGCGCGCGGGATACACGATTGAATCGCGAAGTCGCCATCAAAGTCCTCCCCGCTTCTTTCGCCAGCGACGCAGACCGGTTGCTGCGATTCGAGCAGGAAGCGCGTGCCACGTCTGCGCTCAATCATCCGAACATTGTCACGATTCACGAACTCGGGGAAATCGGGGCCGGACGCTTCATCGTGATGGAACTGGTTGACGGACGCACGCTCCGAACATTGATTGACGAAGGGCTTTCGCTCGACGCGCTGGCACAACTGGGCAGCCAGATGGCGAAGGCGCTGGGTGCGGCGCATGCGGCTGGTATTACACACCGTGACATCAAGCCTGAGAACATCATGGTGCGCGATGACGGCTACGTGAAGGTGCTCGACTTCGGGCTGGCGCGACTCGTGCCCACTGCGATGGATGCCGAGGCAGCGACTTTGCAATACACGCAGCCGGGCACACTCCTCGGCAGCATTCGCTACATGTCACCGGAGCAGGCGCGCGGCGAAAGTTTGAGCCATCCTTCAGACATTTTCTCACTCGGAATGATCTTCTACGAGATGGCGACGGGGCGGCATCCGTTTGCGACAGATTCGATACTCGGCACGCTCAATGCCATTACCCAGCAAGTACCGCTCAGCCCTTCACGTTTGAACCCTGAAATCCCTTCTGCGATTGAAATCCTGATCCTGCAGATGCTCGAGAAGGACGCGCGGCTGCGGCCCACGGCGGCAGAAGTTGAGATGGCGCTGGCTGAAATCGGAGGGCAGCGCCCGAGCGGCGAGAGCCGCTCCCCGGTCCTGCGGCCACGCACACGTCATACGGTTGGCCGAGAGAAGGCGCACGCGGAACTGCGTGAAGCCCTCGCTTCTGCTTTCGCCGGCAAAGGACTGCTGTTGTGCGTGCCGGGCGAGCCGGGAATGGGCAAGACAACTCTGGTTGAGGACTTCCTGAGTGATCTGCGCGCCGGCGGCCAGTCTTGTATCATCGCGCGCGGACGATGCTCCGAGCGCCTGGCGGGGACCGAAGCCTACCTGCCGTGGCTCGAAGCGCTCGATGGCCTGCTACGTGGGGCCGATGGGCAGTCGCGGACCTCGCTACTGGGTGCTGAATCCATTGTGCAAACGACGAAGCGGCTTGCCCCCACCTGGTACGCGCAGGCTATGCCGCTTCAGGCGGATGATTCTTCGGTGGAGCGATTGCTAGCGGAACGCGCAGCTTCACAAGAACGAATGAAACGCGAATTCGGCGCGCTGTTGGAGGAAGTTTCCGAACGCCGGCCGCTGGTGCTCTTCTTTGATGACCTCCACTGGGCCGATGTCTCAACGATTGATCTGCTAGCTTATCTGGCGAGCAAATTCGACTCGATGAGAGTGCTGATCATCGCGACGTATCGCCCATCGGATATGCTGCTGGCTAAGCATCCGTTTCTGCAGGTCAGGCCGGACTTGCAGGCGCGCGGCGTGTGCCGTGAGATTGAGCTCGAGTTCTTGTCGCGCGCAGAGATCGAGAAATATCTCGCGCTCGAATTCCCGGAACATCGCTTCCCTGCCGAACTGCCCGCGTTGATTCATGCCAAGACCGAAGGCAATCCGCTTTTTATGGCTGATCTCGTCCGCTACCTGCGCGATCGCAAGGTAATTGCCTCCGAGCAAGGCCGATGGGTGCTCGCACAATCGCTGCCCAGCATTGAGCGTGACTTGCCGGAATCGGTGCGCGGGATGATTGAGCGCAAGATCGCGCAACTGAGCGAAGAAGATCGGCGCTTACTGGTGGCCGCGAGCGTGCAGGGTTATGAGTTCGATTCGGCAATCGTGTCGAAAGCTCTCGAGCTGGACCCGGCGGATGTTGAAGAACGCCTGGAGGCGCTGGAACGCGTTTATGCGTTGGTGCGGCTCGTCAATGAAAGGGAGTTTCCCGGACGCGTGCTGACGTTGCGTTATCGGTTCGTCCACGTGCTTTATCAGAACGCGTTGTACGCATCGCTCAGGCCAACGCGAAGGGCTCAGTTGAGCGCGACGGTGGCCGAGGCGCTGCTCGGTTGTTACGGGAAACAGAGCGCGACGGTGGCTTCGGAGCTGGCGTTTCTGTTCGAGGCCGCGCGGGATTGGTCACGAGCTTCCGACTATTTCCTTGTGGCAGCGAACAATGCCTCGGAAGTATTCGCCCTGCAGGAAGCCGGCGCGCTGGCACAGCGCGGTCTGGAAATGCTGCGCCTGCTGCCGGAAACGGCTGAATGCGCGAAGCAGGAACTCGCGCTGCAAACGATGCTGGGGCAATCGCTGATGGTCGCCAAAGGCTATGCCCAGCCGGAAGTCGAGCAGGCATTCATTCGAGCACGCGAGCTTAGCTTGCAACTGCACGAAGTCTTTCAGCTTTTCCGCGCGCAGTTCAGCCTGGCCATAGTTTATGTTGTGCGAGCCGAATACGAACGCGCTTTCGACCACGGCGAACAATGCCTGCGCCTGGCGGAGAATTCGCGGAACCAGGCTATGCTTATGCAATCTCACTGGGTGATAGGGCTGAGCCAATGTTACATGGGCCAGTTCGCCGACGCCCGCGATCATTTCGAACAGACCATAGCCATTCACGATGCTGCCGGCATTACCTCGCAGGCCTCCATGTACGGGGCAGTGCTCAGCCGTGCGCATCTGTCACGGATGCTCCTTTATCTTGGCTATCCGGACCAATCACAACAGGTGATGAATGAGGCTAACGCCAAGTCAGAGCGTTTGCGCCTTCCGGTCGCCGCAGCCAACACGCTCGCGGTGGCTGCTTACCTGGAAGCGTTTCATCGCCATGCGCAGAAGACGCTCGAACTTGCCGCGGCGACGGCCCGGCACGCCGAAGAGCACGGGCTGCCATATTACGCCGCCATCGCAATGATGATGCGCGGCTGGGCGCTGGCCATGCAGAGTCAGGAAGAAGAAGGAATTGCGCTGATCCGACAAGGCCTGGCGTCGTCTCTCGCAATCGGAACCAGACAGCAGCACGGCTACTTCCTTGCCCTGCTGGCTGAAGCTCTGAACGAAGCCGGGCGGGTAGAAGAAGGACTCGTGACGCTCAAAGAAGCAATGGATGTGGCAACGCAAACCAATGAGCCTTTCTACGAGGCCGAGTTGTACAGACTCAGAGGAGACGCGTTGGTGAAGGCGGGAGTCGTCTCGCCCTCAGAAGCCGAGTCGTGCTTTCATCGGGCTATCGAAATTGCGCGGCAACAGCAGGCAAAATCATTTGAGTTGCGCGCAGTAATGAGCCTCGCGCGCTTGTGGCGGGAGCAGGGCAAGCGTGAGGAAGGCCGAGGGATCCTCGCGGACATTTACGACTGGTTCACGGAAGGCTTCGACACATTTGATCTGAAAGCCGCCAGAGTTTTGCTTGATGAACTGAGCGTTGATCAGCCCTTAGCCTGA
- a CDS encoding VOC family protein produces the protein METPILLKIDHLVFATPDLAAGINQVERLLGVSAVPGGQHPGWGTRNALIRLGDNTYLEIIGPDPDQPKPDRPRRFGIDELQAPRLVTWAAKGTDLEAIVENAKSHGLDLGQVQPGSRRRPDGVLLSWRLTVSPVLNEGGIVPFFIDWGKTPHPAAALPKGCVLVALRAEHPDANRVQAELSSLGLNLRVDSGSAPTIIATIRTAHGDVELR, from the coding sequence ATGGAGACACCGATACTCTTGAAGATCGACCACCTCGTCTTTGCAACACCCGATCTCGCGGCTGGCATAAACCAAGTCGAGCGGCTCCTCGGTGTGAGCGCCGTGCCTGGAGGTCAGCACCCGGGCTGGGGCACTCGCAACGCGCTGATCCGATTGGGTGATAACACATACCTGGAGATCATTGGACCGGATCCAGACCAGCCGAAGCCTGACCGGCCGCGGCGCTTCGGCATCGACGAGCTTCAAGCGCCCCGGCTGGTCACATGGGCCGCGAAAGGAACGGACCTCGAAGCAATCGTCGAGAACGCAAAGAGCCACGGTCTCGACCTGGGTCAAGTCCAGCCCGGAAGTCGCCGCCGTCCGGATGGAGTGCTGTTGTCGTGGCGTCTCACCGTTTCGCCTGTGTTGAATGAAGGTGGAATCGTTCCGTTCTTCATCGACTGGGGCAAGACCCCACATCCAGCCGCTGCCCTGCCTAAAGGTTGCGTGCTGGTCGCTCTTCGAGCCGAGCATCCTGATGCGAATCGGGTCCAAGCGGAGCTTTCTAGTCTCGGGTTGAATCTCCGCGTAGACTCAGGGTCCGCGCCCACCATCATCGCCACCATCCGCACAGCGCACGGCGACGTCGAACTCCGTTAG
- a CDS encoding carboxypeptidase-like regulatory domain-containing protein, translating to MKYTLRLCVSMLCFVLPIATFAFETNTGNSIETAGLAKQSRSITLHGRVVDARSGEPIAKVKIIVVASQQSTSTDENGVFTLEGVQPGELDLYITTVTYGLVKKTITVKDVEKAEVEIALNQEGATLTEKITVSAGPFDEIETNAPSEKALNKTELQTLSMVLVGDPLRASQSLPGVTANNDLRSEFAVRGAGYDHIGIYVDGILTDDFVHTTIIDNETDNKLSLSVINSDTIGGLSFFSGAFPAKYGEKTAAVLNLETRDGNRIKPSGRFSTGVLTTAGVVDGPFANKKGSWLIAGRTSYVDYLQRFIEKITNTDAANTDNESNGSLDFTDMQSKVVYDLSSRHQVGISAIYGIFLGADPASADRTDPNDLHKLDSRNMLVNAHWNYSPNAQLLAQTRVFALQTNSTTVNRNDAPIDDRNRTQIGVRNDTNSLTHGGHRIEGGFYVRSIGSNQTSNFFRISEPSVFETLESFDRDAVEQAYYAQDTWSSERNALSVTGGGRIQHSGLTGETLFSPRASVAVSRWNTWRFRAGVGKYYQFPDFRQLFGYLGNPNLRAERATHYNMSVERTFGDRTRLLAEVYNREDKDQIFSLSEPRIQAGNITLEGFPFQNSLRGHARGVELSLQRRSANGLTGWVSYAYSRTRLQDLQDNLSFVSDFDQRHTINMYGSYRLTATFNLSAQWRYGSGLPWRGFLEPVGSTFAVGSQRNTARLPYYSRVDLRANKAFLFRKWKLTLSGEVLNLQNRKNFVDVRSDPVRIKSRGRAFYGLTDLMPILPSIGVAFDF from the coding sequence ATGAAATACACGCTTCGGCTGTGCGTAAGCATGCTCTGTTTTGTACTCCCCATAGCGACATTTGCTTTTGAGACTAACACTGGCAATTCGATTGAAACCGCGGGTCTCGCTAAACAAAGTCGCTCGATAACTCTACACGGCCGAGTAGTTGATGCTCGATCGGGAGAGCCTATCGCAAAGGTCAAGATCATAGTTGTTGCATCTCAACAAAGCACCTCTACGGACGAGAACGGTGTCTTCACGTTGGAAGGCGTCCAACCGGGCGAGCTTGATTTGTACATTACGACGGTCACCTATGGGTTGGTCAAAAAGACAATAACAGTCAAAGACGTGGAAAAGGCTGAGGTGGAGATTGCGCTGAACCAGGAAGGCGCTACATTGACGGAGAAAATCACAGTGTCCGCGGGTCCATTCGATGAGATCGAAACCAATGCGCCCTCCGAGAAGGCTCTTAATAAAACAGAACTGCAAACCCTTTCCATGGTGCTTGTAGGCGATCCCTTGCGAGCATCTCAATCGCTACCCGGCGTCACTGCCAATAACGATCTAAGGAGTGAATTTGCGGTTCGCGGGGCAGGTTACGATCACATAGGGATCTATGTGGACGGGATACTCACCGATGATTTTGTCCATACGACAATCATAGACAATGAAACGGATAATAAGCTTTCGCTCTCGGTCATTAACTCCGACACGATAGGCGGTCTGTCTTTCTTTAGCGGAGCTTTCCCTGCAAAGTACGGAGAAAAGACAGCAGCCGTGCTCAATCTTGAAACAAGGGATGGCAATAGGATAAAGCCGTCAGGACGTTTTTCGACTGGCGTTCTCACCACTGCCGGAGTTGTGGACGGTCCCTTTGCGAACAAGAAGGGTTCCTGGCTCATCGCCGGCCGCACCAGTTACGTCGACTACCTCCAGCGCTTTATAGAGAAGATAACCAACACCGATGCGGCCAACACAGATAACGAATCAAACGGGAGTCTTGATTTCACCGACATGCAGAGCAAAGTAGTCTATGATCTCTCATCACGCCATCAGGTAGGGATCTCTGCGATTTATGGAATATTCCTTGGCGCAGACCCCGCCAGCGCTGATCGGACTGATCCAAATGATCTGCATAAGCTCGACTCGCGCAACATGCTGGTGAACGCCCACTGGAATTATTCACCAAACGCTCAACTGCTTGCGCAGACGCGCGTCTTTGCTTTGCAAACGAATTCAACGACCGTAAATCGAAACGATGCGCCTATCGACGATAGAAACCGAACTCAGATCGGTGTTCGCAACGACACAAACTCTCTCACTCATGGCGGGCACCGGATCGAGGGAGGGTTCTATGTTCGCTCGATAGGCTCAAACCAGACCAGCAACTTCTTCCGGATATCTGAGCCCTCCGTTTTTGAGACGCTCGAGAGCTTCGATCGCGACGCCGTAGAACAGGCCTACTATGCGCAGGATACGTGGAGCAGCGAACGGAACGCTCTTTCGGTAACCGGTGGCGGCAGAATTCAGCACAGTGGACTAACCGGCGAGACTCTGTTTTCTCCTCGAGCTTCAGTGGCGGTATCAAGGTGGAATACCTGGAGATTCCGCGCGGGCGTCGGCAAGTACTATCAGTTCCCGGACTTCAGGCAGCTCTTCGGGTACCTTGGAAATCCTAATCTGCGCGCCGAGCGTGCGACGCACTACAATATGAGTGTCGAGCGAACCTTCGGGGACAGGACCCGGCTATTGGCCGAGGTATACAACAGAGAAGATAAGGATCAGATTTTCAGCCTCTCAGAGCCACGCATCCAGGCCGGTAATATAACGCTCGAAGGGTTCCCGTTTCAAAACTCATTGCGAGGCCACGCGCGGGGAGTCGAGTTGTCGCTGCAACGTAGAAGCGCCAACGGGCTCACCGGATGGGTTTCTTATGCATACTCACGAACGCGGTTACAGGATCTGCAAGACAACCTCAGCTTCGTAAGTGACTTCGATCAGCGCCACACAATAAATATGTACGGGAGTTATCGTCTCACCGCAACGTTCAATCTGAGCGCACAATGGCGGTACGGGAGCGGGTTACCCTGGCGAGGGTTTCTTGAGCCGGTGGGATCAACCTTCGCGGTGGGGAGCCAGAGGAACACTGCTCGATTACCGTACTACAGCAGGGTTGATCTAAGGGCGAACAAAGCCTTTCTTTTTCGGAAATGGAAGTTGACGCTTTCTGGCGAAGTTTTGAACCTGCAAAATCGGAAGAATTTCGTTGATGTTCGTTCTGATCCGGTCAGGATCAAGTCTCGCGGTCGAGCTTTCTACGGGCTGACGGATTTGATGCCTATCTTGCCTTCAATCGGCGTGGCGTTCGACTTCTGA
- a CDS encoding serine/threonine-protein kinase: MGEVYKAEDLKLNQTVALKFLPEQIALDGGMLARFHNEVRIARQVAHPNVCRVYDIGEVEGLHFISMEFIDGEDLSSLLRRIGRLPGDKAVEIARQLCAGLAAAHELGILHRDLKPANVMIDGRGKARITDFGLAVVSEELREEDVLAGTPAYMAPEQLTGKEVTHRSDIYSLGLVLYELFTGKRVYETQNIHELIELHDKSSPATPSSHVKDIDPLAERVILRCLDKDPKARPASAVQVALALPGGDPLQAALAMGETPSPEMVAASSKEGALRPAIAGACFAATLLVLALILFGSKYLSLNSKVALQKSPEVLAERAGNIINKLGYLAAPTDTAYGFAISDSYLKYEQQNPTAADARKSLASGQPLTIYFWYRQSPRYLEPINPPIMVWLNDPPLDVPGMTSLILDQRGRLVEFQGVPPQVETTEIHSDGATVAQAVDWSPLFAEAGLSIASFTVTASQWTPPVYADARAAWQGSYADHPDIPIRIEAAAWRGQPVYFQIVAPWDKPRRQEEALIPTGLKIAAILRTIVFAAILLGALLLARRNLRLGRGDRRGAFKLGLFIFSISLLGLLLAADHVPTFTESSILYEVVSSALFDAVLFGIIYLALEPFVRRYWPRLLISWTRLLAGEFRDPMIGRDVLIGGLLGLIGLTGMIYVRRFLSLQHTPNADMPADFDGGTLVSFGHLIAYFLGSVPRSITFGLGFLFLLLLLYILLRKKWLAAGVMGLLFYTIPSLVFTGVWFSPPVMIMATLIVVTVARFGLLATMAYSLFGSLTIAYPLTTDLSIWYAPNSLFALAVLVALSGYGYYTSLGGQKVFKGKLLEE, encoded by the coding sequence ATGGGAGAGGTCTACAAAGCTGAAGACCTCAAGCTCAATCAAACCGTTGCGCTCAAGTTCCTGCCCGAACAGATTGCGCTCGATGGTGGAATGCTCGCTCGCTTTCACAATGAAGTCCGCATCGCTCGGCAGGTGGCGCACCCGAATGTTTGCCGCGTGTATGACATCGGTGAAGTCGAAGGATTGCACTTCATCTCGATGGAGTTCATTGACGGCGAGGACTTGTCTTCGTTGTTGCGCCGCATTGGGCGCTTGCCGGGCGACAAGGCTGTTGAGATCGCTCGGCAGCTCTGCGCGGGACTCGCGGCCGCGCACGAGCTGGGTATTCTGCATCGCGATCTCAAGCCTGCCAACGTGATGATCGACGGTCGCGGCAAGGCGCGCATCACCGACTTCGGATTGGCGGTAGTGAGCGAGGAGCTTCGCGAAGAGGATGTCCTGGCGGGCACTCCTGCGTACATGGCTCCCGAGCAACTGACGGGCAAAGAGGTCACGCATCGCAGCGACATTTACTCGTTGGGGCTCGTCCTCTATGAACTGTTCACCGGCAAGCGAGTTTATGAAACCCAGAACATTCACGAACTGATTGAGCTTCACGACAAGTCCTCGCCTGCAACACCCTCAAGTCATGTCAAAGACATTGACCCGCTGGCTGAGCGCGTGATCCTGCGGTGTCTCGACAAGGACCCGAAGGCGCGGCCGGCTTCTGCCGTTCAAGTGGCGCTGGCGTTGCCGGGCGGCGATCCGCTTCAAGCCGCGTTGGCTATGGGCGAGACGCCGTCACCGGAGATGGTGGCCGCCTCATCAAAGGAAGGCGCGTTGCGTCCGGCAATCGCCGGCGCTTGTTTCGCCGCCACGCTGCTGGTGCTGGCTCTCATTCTGTTCGGGTCGAAGTACCTCTCGCTGAATTCCAAAGTGGCGCTGCAAAAATCGCCCGAAGTGCTGGCCGAGCGCGCGGGAAATATCATCAACAAACTCGGCTACCTTGCCGCGCCCACCGATACCGCTTACGGGTTTGCCATTAGTGACAGCTATCTGAAATACGAGCAGCAAAACCCGACTGCCGCCGACGCGCGAAAAAGCCTGGCGTCCGGCCAGCCGCTGACGATCTATTTCTGGTATCGCCAGAGTCCGCGCTATCTGGAACCGATCAACCCGCCGATCATGGTCTGGCTGAATGATCCGCCGCTGGATGTTCCGGGCATGACCAGTTTGATTCTGGATCAGCGCGGGCGGCTGGTGGAATTCCAAGGCGTTCCGCCGCAGGTTGAAACGACGGAGATACATAGCGATGGGGCGACAGTAGCGCAGGCCGTTGACTGGTCGCCCCTGTTTGCCGAAGCCGGTCTGAGCATCGCGAGCTTCACGGTGACCGCGTCGCAGTGGACGCCGCCGGTCTACGCCGATGCACGGGCGGCGTGGCAGGGGAGTTATGCCGATCATCCGGATATTCCGATTCGCATTGAAGCCGCCGCCTGGCGCGGCCAGCCGGTCTATTTTCAGATCGTCGCGCCGTGGGACAAGCCGCGCCGGCAGGAAGAGGCATTGATCCCCACAGGCCTGAAGATTGCCGCCATCCTGCGGACGATTGTTTTTGCAGCGATCCTGCTTGGAGCCTTGCTGCTGGCGCGGCGGAACCTGCGGCTGGGGCGCGGCGACCGCCGGGGCGCGTTCAAACTGGGGCTGTTCATCTTTTCCATCAGCCTGTTGGGGTTGTTGCTTGCGGCGGATCACGTGCCCACTTTCACTGAGTCCAGCATCCTGTATGAAGTCGTGTCTTCCGCCCTTTTCGACGCCGTCCTCTTTGGAATCATCTACCTGGCGCTGGAACCTTTCGTGCGGCGCTACTGGCCGCGCCTCCTTATTTCGTGGACGCGGCTGCTGGCAGGAGAGTTTCGTGATCCGATGATCGGACGAGACGTGCTGATTGGCGGGCTGCTCGGACTCATCGGTCTAACGGGCATGATCTATGTTCGCAGGTTCCTTAGTCTACAGCACACCCCGAATGCTGACATGCCCGCAGATTTTGATGGCGGGACTTTGGTCAGCTTCGGCCATCTGATCGCGTATTTCCTGGGCAGCGTGCCGCGAAGCATAACATTCGGGCTGGGTTTCTTGTTCCTTCTTTTACTGCTCTACATTTTACTGCGCAAGAAATGGCTGGCGGCCGGCGTCATGGGGCTGCTTTTCTACACGATCCCATCTTTGGTTTTTACCGGAGTGTGGTTCTCTCCGCCGGTCATGATCATGGCGACATTGATTGTGGTCACAGTTGCGCGTTTCGGACTGCTGGCGACGATGGCCTACTCGTTGTTCGGCTCCCTGACCATTGCCTATCCTCTGACGACCGATCTCTCCATCTGGTACGCCCCCAACTCGCTCTTCGCGCTGGCGGTGCTGGTCGCGTTGAGCGGCTATGGTTACTACACGTCGCTGGGCGGGCAGAAGGTGTTCAAGGGGAAGCTGCTGGAGGAGTGA